The Cellulophaga sp. RHA19 genome includes the window GGTGCTTTTTTATGTCAGTTTAGTATTGCTCTTTTTTGTTTTAAAGTCGAGCTCTTTTTTAACTCTAGAGTTTTTATTTTTATATACTCTAGTTACATCTTCTTCATTTTTAGGAACATCTTTTAATTTATCTAAATCAACAGATTTTAAAATATCTTTGTGTACTGGTTTGCCACTCATATGATTACATTTTATACTATTACAACTAAAAAGTACGTCTTATATTTTAATTAATCGGTGTATCACAACTATTTTTAAGTATTAAGGGCACCAACCTTTACATTTATTTCAATCTTTTTCTTTAGTACTGCTAGCTAAAAATGTATTTTTGCAGCTTAATTCAATTTTAATGGCACAAGAAACTAAAACACCAAGCAGATATACAATTACAGCAGCATTACCCTATACAAACGGACCAATACATATTGGCCATTTGGCAGGTGTATATGTACCTGCAGATATTTATGCACGTTATTTAAGAGGCACAAATAAAGATGTTGCATTTGTATGTGGTAGTGATGAGCACGGTGTTGCCATTTCTATGAAAGCCAAAAAAGAAGGTATTACACCTAAAGAAGTTATAGATAAGTACCACGCAATTATTAAACAATCTTTTTTAGATTTTGGTATTACGTTTGATAATTACTCGCGTACTTCTGCACAAGTACATCATGATACAGCTTCTGAGTTTTTTAAAAACTTATATGACAAGGGTGATTTTATAGAAGAAACTACAGAGCAATTGTATGATGCAGAAGCTAAGCAATTTTTAGCAGATAGGTTTGTAATTGGTACGTGCCCAAAATGTGGTCATGAAGAGGCTTATGGTGACCAATGCGAAAATTGCGGGTCTACCTTAAATGCTACCGAGTTAATAAACCCAAAATCTACAATATCTGGTGCTGTACCAACATTAAAAGAAACAAAACACTGGTTTTTACCTTTAGATAGATACGAAGACTTTTTAAAAGAATGGATTTTAGAAGGACATAAAAACGATTGGAAACCTAACGTTTACGGACAATGTAAATCTTGGATTGATGACGGTTTAAAACCACGTGCAGTAACAAGAGATTTAGACTGGGGAATTCCTGTTCCGGTACCTGGCGGAGAAGGCAAAGTACTTTATGTTTGGTTTGATGCTCCTATTGGTTACATATCATCTACAAAGGAGTGGGCTGCTCGCGAGGGCAAAGACTGGGAGCCATACTGGAAAGACGAGAATACAAAAATGCTTCATTTTATTGGTAAAGACAATATAGTATTTCACTGTATTATTTTTCCGAGTATGTTAAAAGCACACGGAGATTTTATTCTACCTGAAAATGTACCTGCAAACGAATTCTTAAACTTAGAAGGTAATAAATTATCAACCTCTAAAAACTGGGCCGTTTGGTTGCATGAGTATTTAGAAGATTTTCCTGACATGCAAGATGTGTTGCGTTATACATTAACTGCAAATGCACCAGAAACTAAGGATAACGATTTTACTTGGAAAGATTTTCAGGCACGTAATAACAACGAGTTGGTTGCCATTTTTGGTAACTTTATAAATAGAGTTGTGGTATTAACAAACAAATATTACAATGGTGTTTTACCAACACCTGCTGCATTTACAGACGTTGATAAAGCTACTTTAGAAGAGGTTAAAAAATACCCAAGCATAATTTCTAGCTCTTTAGAACGATATAGATTTAGAGAAGCCGGACAAGAATTAATGAACCTTGCTAGACTTGGTAACAAATACTTAGCAGACGAAGAGCCTTGGAAAGTAATAAAACAAGATGAAGAACGTGTAAAAACCATAATGTATGTTGCGCTACAAATAGCATCTGCATTAGCCGTTTTAAGTGAACCTTTTTTACCGTTTACATCAACAAAACTTAAAAATATTTTAAATGTAGCTGCTGCAGATACAACTGTAGAATGGAACACCGTTTCTACCTTAGATGTGTTATTACCAGCCGGACATACAATTAACAAAGCAGAGTTATTGTTTAGAAAAGTTGAAGACAAAGAAATTGAAGCTCAACTAGCAAAATTAGAAGCTACAAAAAAAGCAAACCTACAAATGAATAAAGAGGTTACTCCACAAAAAGACACCATTACTTTTGACGATTTTACAAAGTTAGATATGCGTGTTGGTACTATAATAGAAGCAGAAAAAATGCCAAAAGCTAAAAAGTTATTGGTTTTAAAAGTAGATACTGGTTTAGATACACGTACTATAGTTTCTGGTATTGCAGAAAGCTTTACTCCTGAAGAAATTGTAGGTAAAAAAGTAACTGTACTTGTAAACTTAGCACCAAGAGCATTACGTGGTGTAGATAGTGAAGGAATGATTTTGATGACAGAGAATGCAGACGGCAAATTAGTTTTTGTAAATCCAGATGAAGATGGTGTAAATAGTGGAGAAACAATTAATTAATTTGTAATTTTATAAAAAGCAGAAAATTATGTTATCAAAAAATATAGAAAAAGCACTTAACAACCAGATAAAAATAGAAGCAGAATCTTCTCAAATTTATTTAGCAATGGCTTGTTGGGCAGAGGTTAAAGGTTTAGAAGGTGTTGCTGGTTTTATGTACGACCAATCTAACGAAGAAAGAGACCATATGCTTAAACTTATTAAGTTTGTTAATGAACGTGGCGGACACGCACAAATATCTGAGCTTGCTGCACCAAACGTTACTTTTTCTTCTTTTAAAGAAATGTTTGAAAAATTATTTGAGCACGAAGTTTTTGTATCTAACAGTATTAACGAACTAGTACATATTAGTTTACAAGAAAAAGACTATGCTACGCATAACTTTTTACAATGGTACGTATCTGAGCAAATAGAAGAAGAAGCAATGGCACGCACTATTTTAGATAAAATAAACCTTATTGGAGATGATAAAGGTGGCTTGTATTTATTTGATAGAGATATACAGCAAATAACAGTATCTACCGCATCTACAGAAAACCCACAATAAGTTTAACGTAATAATCTTATTTAGATTAATTTAAAATAACTACTTTTGCCTTACTATTTTTAGGCATAAGTAGTTATGGGCAAAAAGAAGGACAAGAAAAAGGAAAAAAAAGCATTAAAAAAATTACTAAAGGATACTCCTAAAGTAGCCGGTAAGGTAAAAAGCAAATGCTGTAGTAAATACAAAAAGTCTGAAAGCAAGCGATGTAAAAAATGTCCTTGTTTTGATTTGCTTAAAAAAGTGGCATAAACCTATGCACTTTATCTAATTTTCATTTTTATTTACACCTAATTAACACTACTTCCAGTATCTTTACATCATATTTGGACTACAAAATTATTTGCATCATTATTTTATGCAAATGAGTTACACTGTGGTCTAATAATTGAGTTATTTCGTATATACATAAAACAAATAAATATTATGAAACAGTTAATAGTACTACTACTTGCAGTAAGTTTAGTTTCTTGCGGAGCATCAAAAACAGTAAGAACATCAAAAAAAGTAATTAAAGGAGAATGGACACTTAGCAACATTACTTATAGTGAAGCTGGTGAATACAACGTTACACTTTTAAATGATGTATCTAAGGATTGTTTTAACGGTAGTTCTTGGTCTTTTATACCTAACAACAATACAGGTAAATACAGCATAAACAATGCAAATTGTGCTACAGGAGAACGTAATTTCATTTTTACAATTCAAGAAATTGATGAAACTACAGGTTTGTATGACTTTTTAATTAAGCCAACAGACGCAAAAGGAAAAAGCCAAAACAATGTTGGTTTTAGATTATCATTAGCACTGTTAACAGAGTCTAACATGACGTGGACACAAACATTATCTGTAGATGGTAAACCATTTACTATTACAATGAATTTTACAAAAGCAGACTGGCAATAAACACAACCCATTACTTATTAAATAATTTTAAAAATAAACACATGAAAACAACAATAAAAAAAATAACATTAGGTGCTTTTGCATTACTATTAATGGCAAATTTTACAAGCTGTGATGCGGTACAAAATGCAAACAACAAACAAAAAGGTGGCGCAATAGGTGTTGCTGGTGGTGCAATTTTAGGAGCAATAATTGGTAACAACGTTGGTAAAGGTAATAGCGAGTTAGGTGCTGTTATTGGTGGTGTTGTTGGTGGTGGTGCTGGTGTACTTATTGGTAACAGAATGGATAAGCAAGCTCAAAAAATTGAGAACGAAATTCCTGGTGCACAAGTAGAGCGTGTAGACAATGGTATTGTTGTAACTTTTGATGAAAATAGTGGTGTATTTTTTGACACAGCTAAATACAACATTAATGGTGCTTCTAAAACATCTTTAGATAAATTAGCAAGTGTATTTACAGAGTATCCAGATACTAACATATTGGTAGTAGGCCACACAGATAGTTCTGGTGCTGCAGATTATAATATGACATTATCTAAAAATAGAGCAAACGCTGTAACATCATACTTAACAGCTAAAGGTATTGCTGCTAGTAGATTTACTACACAATGGTTTGGTGAAGAACAACCAACTAACGACAATTCTACTGCAGAAGGTAGAGCAAAAAACAGAAGAGTTAACGTTGCTATTTTACCTAATGAGAAAATGATAAATGATGCTAAAATGCAGTCTGGCGAAAACTAGAAAATTTATAGCACAGAAATTCGATTAAATCAATTGAGTTAAATATATTAGAGACCTTATAAAACTAATTTTTATAAGGTCTTTTTTAATGATAAAATATATACTTAAACACACACAGTTACCAGAACTAAGTGTAAAAAATACTATAGAGCTTTTAAATGAAGATTGCACCATACCTTTTATATCTAGATACCGAAAAGAAAAAACAGGTAATTTAGACGAGGTTCAAATTGGTGATATTGTTACTTACAAAGCACAGTTTGAAGCCTTAGAAAAAAGAAAAACAGCAATACTTAAAGCTTTACAGGAGCAAAATGTTTTAACCACAGAACTCCAAACTAAAATTGCT containing:
- the metG gene encoding methionine--tRNA ligase, which codes for MAQETKTPSRYTITAALPYTNGPIHIGHLAGVYVPADIYARYLRGTNKDVAFVCGSDEHGVAISMKAKKEGITPKEVIDKYHAIIKQSFLDFGITFDNYSRTSAQVHHDTASEFFKNLYDKGDFIEETTEQLYDAEAKQFLADRFVIGTCPKCGHEEAYGDQCENCGSTLNATELINPKSTISGAVPTLKETKHWFLPLDRYEDFLKEWILEGHKNDWKPNVYGQCKSWIDDGLKPRAVTRDLDWGIPVPVPGGEGKVLYVWFDAPIGYISSTKEWAAREGKDWEPYWKDENTKMLHFIGKDNIVFHCIIFPSMLKAHGDFILPENVPANEFLNLEGNKLSTSKNWAVWLHEYLEDFPDMQDVLRYTLTANAPETKDNDFTWKDFQARNNNELVAIFGNFINRVVVLTNKYYNGVLPTPAAFTDVDKATLEEVKKYPSIISSSLERYRFREAGQELMNLARLGNKYLADEEPWKVIKQDEERVKTIMYVALQIASALAVLSEPFLPFTSTKLKNILNVAAADTTVEWNTVSTLDVLLPAGHTINKAELLFRKVEDKEIEAQLAKLEATKKANLQMNKEVTPQKDTITFDDFTKLDMRVGTIIEAEKMPKAKKLLVLKVDTGLDTRTIVSGIAESFTPEEIVGKKVTVLVNLAPRALRGVDSEGMILMTENADGKLVFVNPDEDGVNSGETIN
- a CDS encoding ferritin — encoded protein: MLSKNIEKALNNQIKIEAESSQIYLAMACWAEVKGLEGVAGFMYDQSNEERDHMLKLIKFVNERGGHAQISELAAPNVTFSSFKEMFEKLFEHEVFVSNSINELVHISLQEKDYATHNFLQWYVSEQIEEEAMARTILDKINLIGDDKGGLYLFDRDIQQITVSTASTENPQ
- a CDS encoding lipocalin family protein — encoded protein: MKQLIVLLLAVSLVSCGASKTVRTSKKVIKGEWTLSNITYSEAGEYNVTLLNDVSKDCFNGSSWSFIPNNNTGKYSINNANCATGERNFIFTIQEIDETTGLYDFLIKPTDAKGKSQNNVGFRLSLALLTESNMTWTQTLSVDGKPFTITMNFTKADWQ
- a CDS encoding OmpA family protein — translated: MKTTIKKITLGAFALLLMANFTSCDAVQNANNKQKGGAIGVAGGAILGAIIGNNVGKGNSELGAVIGGVVGGGAGVLIGNRMDKQAQKIENEIPGAQVERVDNGIVVTFDENSGVFFDTAKYNINGASKTSLDKLASVFTEYPDTNILVVGHTDSSGAADYNMTLSKNRANAVTSYLTAKGIAASRFTTQWFGEEQPTNDNSTAEGRAKNRRVNVAILPNEKMINDAKMQSGEN